CCATTCATCCTTCAAACCCAATACTCCAATTGGGCCCGAAGCAGCCATACTTTTGTGGCCGCTTCCAACTACGAAATCTGCGTTAAATGCCTTAGCATCAATTGGCAAACGTCCCATAGAATAAGCACAGTTTAAAAGTAGAGGAACTCCTGCATTATGTGCAATTTTACCTATTGAACTAGAATCTGTCAAGTTCCCATAATTACCATCCACATGTGTTAGAAGAACCAAGCTTACTTCTTCACCTTGGTCAGTTAGATCATCTAGAACTTCCTTGTAACTTTCAGGATTTATTTTATAATCTGGATATTCACTGTTGGGAACTTCAACTATGTTAAGTCCAGCCCTTTCAGAAGCAACATGAGTTGTATAATGAGCATTTCCATCAATGACTATGGTGTCGCCTGGCTTGCAAAGCGCATGCATAACTGCAAATTTGCCTTCACGTGCCCCGTGAACTGTTCTTGCATGATCAGTGTTAATGAAGGAGGCAAGATCATCAAGGAAACCTTTTATCTCTGGTTTTGATATTTCATCAAGTCTTCCAGCACAGTAATCACATACACTATAACCATCAGAAAATTCATAAAGTGCCTTTCTTGCCGCGACAGGCAGTACTCCTCCTCTTTGAAGAGGATTTAAATTGAGGTTTTTCCTTTCTGTGTCTCTAGTAAGTCCATAATCTTGACATTCCATATAATTCACCTGCAAATTTTCATAAAATTATGTAGAATCTTCAAATCATATCAGATTTTTGATCACTATGTTATTTTTGTGTCTTTTTCTATTAAATTATTATCGTGGTAAAATTAGCTTTATAAATTAAGAAAATAAAATTTTTTTCTAAATAATAAATCAAATATCTAAATTTTTTTAGCAGTATTTAGATCTAGAGCTTCCCTTATCAAATTTGTAAG
This sequence is a window from Methanobacterium sp. SMA-27. Protein-coding genes within it:
- the pscS gene encoding O-phospho-L-seryl-tRNA:Cys-tRNA synthase, translating into MECQDYGLTRDTERKNLNLNPLQRGGVLPVAARKALYEFSDGYSVCDYCAGRLDEISKPEIKGFLDDLASFINTDHARTVHGAREGKFAVMHALCKPGDTIVIDGNAHYTTHVASERAGLNIVEVPNSEYPDYKINPESYKEVLDDLTDQGEEVSLVLLTHVDGNYGNLTDSSSIGKIAHNAGVPLLLNCAYSMGRLPIDAKAFNADFVVGSGHKSMAASGPIGVLGLKDEWADILLKKSKRHAVKELEMLGCTSRGAPVATLMASLPFVIERLKNWDNEVQDTRKFVDQMEKIEGVVQLGVKPTEHDLVRFETPVFDEIASKHPRRGFFLYEELKKRNIVGIKRGQTKWFKCSIYGFSKEQKDYIGESFIEIVNKYHECE